DNA from Lentibacillus amyloliquefaciens:
CTTGATATTAAAGGGGAGAAACTGATTCCTATTGATGGCACACCGCCTGATTTATTCTCACCTCCACAAGGGTGCCCGTTCACAGCGCGGTGTCCAATGGCTATGGAGGTGTGTGATAAAGTTTACCCGCTTCAGACGGAACTCAGTGAGACACACAAAGTGGATTGCTGGCTCCAGGATGAACGGGCTAAACAGCTTTTGGCTCAAGCAGCCGACAAAAACTGATAAGGGGGAGGACAAAACATGAAGAAAAAAGGCTTGTTGCTGATCATGTTTGCAGCTTTCATTCTAGTGCTGGCGGCGTGTACGACGTCAACCGGCAATGAAGGCAGCGACGGGGAAAATTCAGGTTCAGACTCAGAAGCGGAGGCAACAGAGGAAAATGGCAGCGGCGGTGAGAAAGTTCTGCGCATGAATAATGGCGAAGAACCGACATCATTGAACCCGCCGATTGGCTTTGACTCTGTTTCATGGAATGTGCTGAACAACCTGATGGAAGGGCTGACGCGGCTGGGTAAAGACGACACGCCACAGCCCGCAATAGCCGAGGATTGGGAAGTTTCCGAGGACGGAAAGACATACACTTTCCATTTGCGCGATGACGCCAACTGGTCAAATGGGGACCCGGTAACAGCTGAACATTTTGTTTATGCATGGAAACAGTTGCTGAATCCGGAAACAGGCTCGTCTGCAGCTTTTCTCGGTTATTTCATTGAAGGCGGGGAAGCGTACAACTCAGGTGATGGCTCAGCGGAAGATGTTGCAGTTAAAGCCGTTGATGAAAAGACATTTGAAGTGACATTGAGTGCACCGACAGGTTACTTTTTGCATGTGGTGACAAACCCGGCATTTTTCCCGGTCAATAAAGAAGTCGCCGAAGACAACCCGGAATGGCATTCAGAGGCGGATTCATTCGTTTCCAACGGGCCATTTAAGCTGGAATCATGGCAGCACGATCAGGAAATGGTGTTTGCCAAGAATGAAGAATATTGGGATAAAGACACCGTTAACCTTGATAAAGTTCACTGGGCAATGGTTAGTGAGGTCAATACCGAATACCAGATGTTTGAAAGTGATGAATTGGATGTGACCGAAATTCCGTCCAGTATGGCTGATCAGCTGATTGATGGGGATAATGTTGTCATTGAAGAACAGGCAGGACTTTACTTCTACCGATTTAATGTGACACAAGAGCCATTTCAGAACCAAAAAATTCGTAAAGCATTCGCTCTGGCCATCAACCAGGAAGATATTGTTAACTATGTGACCAAAAACAAAGAAGAAGCTGCCAAAGCATTTGTGTCACCAGGCTTCACAGCACCGTCCGGAGAGGATTTCCGTGATGTGAATGGCGATTTGGTAAATTTCGATCCGGAAGAAGCAAAACAGTTACTGGAAGAAGGCATGGAAGAGGAAGGTTATGATGAACTGCCGCCGGTTACATTGACATACAATACAGATGATCAGCACAAAGCCATTGCGGAAACGATGCAAAATATGTTCAGCGAAAACCTTGGCGTTGACGTAGAATTGGCCAATACGGAATGGAACGTCTTCCTGGAAGATCAGAAGTCA
Protein-coding regions in this window:
- a CDS encoding peptide ABC transporter substrate-binding protein, producing MKKKGLLLIMFAAFILVLAACTTSTGNEGSDGENSGSDSEAEATEENGSGGEKVLRMNNGEEPTSLNPPIGFDSVSWNVLNNLMEGLTRLGKDDTPQPAIAEDWEVSEDGKTYTFHLRDDANWSNGDPVTAEHFVYAWKQLLNPETGSSAAFLGYFIEGGEAYNSGDGSAEDVAVKAVDEKTFEVTLSAPTGYFLHVVTNPAFFPVNKEVAEDNPEWHSEADSFVSNGPFKLESWQHDQEMVFAKNEEYWDKDTVNLDKVHWAMVSEVNTEYQMFESDELDVTEIPSSMADQLIDGDNVVIEEQAGLYFYRFNVTQEPFQNQKIRKAFALAINQEDIVNYVTKNKEEAAKAFVSPGFTAPSGEDFRDVNGDLVNFDPEEAKQLLEEGMEEEGYDELPPVTLTYNTDDQHKAIAETMQNMFSENLGVDVELANTEWNVFLEDQKSLNMQFSRSSFIFDYGDPVNFLESFITDSSMNRTGWSNEEYDELISQAKQETDEQKRWETMYEAEKILAEEMPIFPIHYYNQVYIYKDYVKDIVRHPVGYLELKWADIQQ